Proteins from one Hoplias malabaricus isolate fHopMal1 chromosome 2, fHopMal1.hap1, whole genome shotgun sequence genomic window:
- the mia gene encoding melanoma-derived growth regulatory protein — MAMDRLCANWLLILVLCGLLPLPSQAGRQMPKLADKKLCADAECSHPILIARAIQDYYPQDCRFIPIRQGQLVYVYAMLKDRGNLFWAGSVQGSYYSEQEARLGHFPSSVVEETHALMPAEVVVQTEKWDFYCY, encoded by the exons ATGGCAATGGACAGACTCTGTGCTAACTGGCTGCTGATCCTGGTGTTGTGTGGCCTACTGCCTTTACCTTCGCAGGCTGGCAGACAGATGCCCAAACTCGCTGACAAGAAACTGTGCGCCGATGCTGAATGCAGCC ATCCTATCCTCATTGCCAGAGCCATCCAGGACTATTATCCTCAAGATTGTCGCTTCATTCCCATCCGTCAAGGCCAGCTCGTCTATGTGTATGCCATGCTGAAGGACCGGGGAAACCTCTTTTGGGCAGGCAGT GTACAGGGGTCATACTACAGTGAGCAGGAAGCCCGTTTAGGCCACTTCCCCAGTAGTGTTGTTGAGGAGACCCATGCTTTAATGCCTGCTGAAGTTGTGGTCCAAACTGAA AAATGGGATTTCTACTGCTACTGA
- the crfb12 gene encoding cytokine receptor family member B12 — MLFVPAYVLMLLLTYLQRTKGALFPPFNLSVDLLDFQTTVHWLPGPGNPSETRYSVEFKDIKHYLKPDWNCSADCINITSTQCSLNLDELFTDYFVRVRAEWKEERSDWASLPRTFQLYKDSQLSPPNIRIFSDSHSIQVHLSHQVQSVWNLSLRFSVDLFQVSPDHKVQHIGESTTTGFLNFAHLPHGYSYCVNASAFYTQMSQHQYLNATKCTFLDHDRRGFPHIVGVGVGVVALILMIVPMGYILRTKICYTKPGHSIFPKSLQIRGGNAVFLTMNPEETDVLPVSVTGYLRPVEPAYEMDEDNAPHVYIEKVLFARTDIMPGSRDELQEALEMELQDEMHQTEKIKPYTSALYTASVNMEEPRENLMQEKHLSPDIYNTFTNKNISHPDFDEKEMPKTENQHQLYTTCHLLELSESSEDEIDSVCNDHSLGSSYEPRLDPHLAQLWCQS, encoded by the exons ATGTTGTTCGTGCCAGCATATGTCCTGATGCTGCTCCTGACTTATCTGCAGAGAACTAAAG gTGCGCTCTTTCCTCCATTCAACCTGAGTGTGGACTTGTTGGACTTCCAGACCACTGTCCACTGGCTTCCTGGACCAGGGAACCCTTCTGAAACCAGATACTCTGTTGAATTCAAAGACATTAAGCATTA TTTGAAGCCAGACTGGAATTGTTCTGCTGATTGCATAAATATCACCTCTACACAGTGTAGCCTGAATCTTGATGAGCTATTCACAGACTATTTCGTGAGAGTCAGGGCAGAATGGAAAGAGGAGAGGTCAGACTGGGCATCCCTGCCTCGGACATTCCAGCTCTACAAAGACA GTCAGCTAAGTCCACCAAACATCAGAATATTTTCTGACAGCCATTCCATCCAGGTTCACCTCAGTCATCAGGTTCAGTCAGTCTGGAACCTGTCCTTGAGGTTCTCTGTTGATCTCTTTCAGGTGTCCCCTGACCACAAAGTTCAG CATATTGGAGAGAGCACAACTACAGGATTCTTGAACTTCGCCCATCTACCACATGGTTACAGCTACTGCGTCAACGCTTCTGCCTTCTACACACAGATGTCCCAACACCAGTATCTCAATGCTACCAAGTGCACTTTTCTGGATCATGACCGAAGAG GTTTCCCTCACATTGTAGGTGTGGGAGTAGGTGTTGTTGCTCTCATACTGATGATTGTTCCCATGGGGTATATCCTGCGCACTAAAATATGCTACACAAAGCCTGGGCATAGCATCTTTCCAAAAAGTCTG CAAATCAGAGGAGGAAATGCAGTGTTCCTGACAatgaacccagaggaaaccgatGTCCTGCCTGTGTCAGTCACAGGTTATTTGCGTCCAGTTGAACCCGCATATGAAATGGACGAAGACAATGCACCACATGTCTACATAGAGAAAGTACTATTTGCAAGAACAGACATCATGCCTGGGTCCAGGGATGAGCTGCAGGAAGCTCTTGAAATGGAGCTGCAGGATGAAATGCATCAGACTGAGAAGATAAAACCTTACACGTCGGCTTTGTACACAGCATCTGTGAATATGGAAGAGCCCAGAGAAAACCTGATGCAAGAGAAACATCTCAGCCCTGACATTTATAATACTTTTACCAACAAAAATATCTCACACCCAGACTTTGATGAAAAAGAAATGCCAAAAACAGAAAACCAGCATCAGCTTTATACTACTTGTCACCTCTTAGAGTTATCGGAATCGTCTGAAGATGAGATTGATTCTGTATGCAATGATCACTCTTTAGGAAGCAGTTATGAGCCCAGGCTTGACCCACATTTGGCTCAGTTATGGTGTCAATCTTAA
- the cryabb gene encoding crystallin, alpha B, b has protein sequence MDVAIQHPWFRRSFWPSFFPSRIFDQHFGEHVSESDAMSPYPSLYFPRPSFFRLPSWVDSGLSEMKMEKDRFTINLDVKHFTPEELAVKINGDYIEVHAKHEDRQDDHGFVSREFLRKYRLPSGVDPASITSSVSSDGVLKVTAPRKVSDAPERSIPITRDDKLAVTGPQKK, from the exons ATGGACGTTGCCATCCAGCATCCCTGGTTCCGCCGCTCTTTCTGGCCATCCTTCTTCCCCAGCCGAATCTTTGACCAGCACTTTGGGGAGCATGTGTCTGAGAGTGATGCGATGAGCCCCTACCCTTCACTGTACTTTCCTCGACCTTCCTTCTTTCGCTTGCCCAGCTGGGTGGACAGTGGGCTCTCAGAG ATGAAGATGGAAAAGGATCGCTTTACCATCAATTTGGACGTCAAGCACTTTACACCAGAGGAGTTGGCAGTGAAAATCAATGGTGATTACATTGAAGTTCATGCCAAACATGAGGACCGTCAG GATGACCATGGGTTTGTCTCACGAGAGTTCCTCCGAAAATACCGCCTCCCTTCTGGAGTGGACCCAGCCAGTATCACTTCCTCAGTCTCCTCAGATGGCGTCCTGAAGGTGACAGCCCCTCGCAAGGTCTCTGATGCTCCAGAGCGCTCCATTCCCATCACTCGGGATGACAAGCTCGCTGTGACTGGCCCACAGAAAAAGTAA
- the cfap68 gene encoding UPF0686 protein C11orf1 homolog: MEFPGLQKMSPFHYTLRASGQGEVWHDFTDEAKFHQFGWRCSTNENAFSTATLIGNWSEKRFDTRRAKALRRPLPSQFSHYYETTYSSAYYKEDKRPVYSTLKTEPRSFPGHQPELDPPHTKCVPNSCYRLNFIQHGTNTHPATHSPELQLTCDIEPDRRNSVSVPQ; encoded by the exons ATGGAGTTCCCCGGACTTCAGAAAATGTCCCCGTTTCATTACACGCTGCGAGCTTCTGGACAGGGCGAAGTCTGGCACGACTTCACGGACGAAGCCAAGTTCCATCAGTTCGGCTGGAGATGCTCCACCAACGAGAACGCGTTCTCCACCGCGACTCTCATCGGAAACTGGTCCGAGAAGAGGTTCGACACTCGCCGTGCAAAAGCATTACGACGCCCCCTGCCGTCGCAG TTCTCTCACTACTATGAGACTACATACTCATCTGCCTACTACAAAGAAGACAAACGGCCAGTTTACAGCA cttTGAAAACAGAGCCCAGAAGCTTCCCTGGTCACCAGCCTGAACTGGATCCTCCTCACACCAAGTGTGTGCCAAACTCCTGCTACAGACTGAACTTCATTCAGCACGGAACAAACACCCACCCTGCCACACACAGTCCAGAGCTCCAGCTCACATGTGATATAGAGCCAGACAGGAGGAATTCTGTCTCTGTTCCACAGTAG
- the bicdl2 gene encoding BICD family-like cargo adapter 2, whose protein sequence is MISNRKESMPSPSLEDSFFPFSSSTPSSRHRIMGRGLVPDDLLASPNSDNSPSMLEKDLILAAEVGQALLERNEDLEGQLEQMKRDMEALQQEKHVLQRHLEMKELEAAQREVELQSDITALQEQLEQKHSLGRDRRREESEQLAQLSAHNQKLVEQLAEAVSLEHSLRLELRSLKEDMEDSSFSRSLSSARLDSLQAENRVLQERFSNMDQRLKSAQEDSEKLRTERDGLRERVIELQTTLKEKETELEQEHSVVFQMRTMNHGLQLRLQSLGDEASLGETTSFPLSLQNELQQSQAKETILARSALLQEKEEEIQRLRKELETCQSQLDTLREEMQPFRNPPGKPAYSVLEEEIILARQERDTLNQQLLNTIKHKVALSQEVESWQEDMRLVICQQVQLQQQEKEKEKEKTPSPFSRGVRTSKSFRLPREEGKKNFFSSLFGGE, encoded by the exons ATGATCTCAAACAGGAAAGAGAGCATGCCCTCTCCCAGCCTGGAGGACTCCTTTTTCCCCTTCTCCTCATCCACCCCCTCATCTAGGCATCGCATCATGGGTAGAGGTCTGGTTCCAGATGACCTGCTGGCATCTCCCAATAGTGACAACAGCCCCAGCATGCTAGAGAAGGACCTGATCCTCGCAGCTGAAGTGGGTCAGGCCCTGCTGGAGAGGAACGAGGACCTGGAAGGTCAGCTGGAGCAGATGAAGAGAGACATGGAG gcaTTGCAGCAGGAGAAGCATGTATTACAGCGTCACCTGGAGATGAAGGAGCTGGAAGCTGCTCAGAGGGAGGTGGAGCTTCAGAGTGACATCACTGCACTACAAGAACAGCTGGAGCAGAAACATAGTCTGGGACGAGACCGGCGTAGGGAGGAAAGTGAACAACTGGCACAGCTGTCTGCACACAACCAGAAACTGGTGGAGCAGCTCGCAGAG GCCGTCTCCCTGGAGCACTCTTTGCGTCTTGAGCTGCGCTCTTTAAAAGAGGACATGGAGGACTCCAGTTTCAGCAGATCATTAAGTTCGGCTCGTCTAGACAGCCTTCAGGCCGAG aACAGAGTTCTGCAGGAGCGCTTTTCTAATATGGATCAGAGGCTAAAATCAGCGCAGGAGGACAGTGAGAAgctgaggacagagagagacggaCTCAGAGAGCGAGTCATCGAGCTGCAGACCACACtcaaagaaaaagagacagag TTGGAGCAGGAGCACAGTGTGGTGTTCCAGATGCGCACAATGAACCACGGCCTCCAGCTTAGGTTGCAGTCCCTGGGAGATGAGGCGAGCCTTGGCGAGACCACCAGCTTCCCCCTGTCCCTCCAGAATGAGCTCCAGCAGTCTCAG GCCAAAGAAACCATTCTGGCCCGTTCTGCGCTGCTTcaagaaaaggaggaggagatcCAGAGGCTGAGGAAAGAG CTGGAAACCTGTCAATCTCAGCTAGACACACTGAGAGAAGAAATGCAGCCATTCCGCAATCCTCCTGGCAAACCGGCATACAG TGTCCTAGAAGAGGAGATAATATTGGCTCGACAGGAACGAGACACACTCAACCAGCAGctgctgaataccatcaaacaCAAAGTGGCACTGTCTCAGGAGGTTGAGTCATGGCAG GAGGACATGCGTCTGGTTATATGTCAGCAGGTGCAGCTCCAACagcaagaaaaagagaaagagaaggaaaaaactccTTCACCATTTTCAAGAGGTGTTCGCACAAGCAAATCATTCCGTTTACCAAGAGAAGAGGGGAAGAAGAactttttctcctctctttttGGAGGGGAATGA